From Homalodisca vitripennis isolate AUS2020 chromosome 1, UT_GWSS_2.1, whole genome shotgun sequence, the proteins below share one genomic window:
- the LOC124353022 gene encoding chromatin complexes subunit BAP18, with amino-acid sequence MNSASKVGEIFTAAGAAFNKLGELTLQLHPTADSPAGKWSEEEIEMLRQAVKKFGDDLNQISEHIKGRTVSQIRTTLKKKAFEDAGIPVRQLTSVQAPQQQQGMLTKTVQEVTLNMLNAPESEVDVEGLHEDVKVEFDGAMEEVTS; translated from the exons ATGAATTCAGCAAGTAAA GTTGGAGAAATATTTACAGCCGCAGGAGCAGCATTTAACAAACTGGGAGAGTTGACTCTGCAGTTGCACCCAACAGCTGATTCTCCTGCTGG TAAATGGTCAGAGGAGGAAATAGAAATGCTGAGACAAGCGGTGAAAAAGTTTGGGGATGATCTGAATCAAATCAGTGAGCACATCAAAGGCAGAACAGT ATCACAGATCAGGACGACCCTGAAGAAGAAGGCGTTTGAGGATGCAGGTATCCCAGTGAGACAATTGACATCAGTGCAAGCTCCGCAGCAACAGCAGGGGATGCTGACAAAGACAGTGCAGGAAGTAACACTGAATATGCTCAACGCCCCCGAGTCTGAGGTTGACGTTGAAGGCTTACACGAGGATGTCAAAGTGGAGTTTGACGGAGCGATGGAGGAAGTGACGTCCTAA